In Choloepus didactylus isolate mChoDid1 chromosome X, mChoDid1.pri, whole genome shotgun sequence, a genomic segment contains:
- the LOC119523259 gene encoding LOW QUALITY PROTEIN: dynein light chain roadblock-type 1-like (The sequence of the model RefSeq protein was modified relative to this genomic sequence to represent the inferred CDS: substituted 2 bases at 2 genomic stop codons), translating into MADVEETLKXLQSQKGVXGIIMVNTEGIPIKSTMDNFTTTQYDNFMHNFLKAWGAVCEIDTQNDLTFLCIHSKRNEIIVAPNKDYFLIVIQNPTE; encoded by the coding sequence ATGGCAGATGTGGAGGAGACCCTAAAGTGACTTCAGAGCCAGAAGGGAGTGTAGGGAATCATCATGGTGAACACAGAAGGCATTCCCATCAAGAGCACCATGGATAATTTCACCACCACACAGTATGACAACTTCATGCACAACTTCTTGAAGGCATGGGGTGCTGTGTGTGAAATTGACACCCAGAATGACCTTACCTTCCTTTGCATTcactccaagagaaatgaaattatcGTTGCACCAAATAAAGACTATTTCCTGATTGTGATTCAGAATCCAACTGAATAA